A genomic region of Sarcophilus harrisii chromosome 6, mSarHar1.11, whole genome shotgun sequence contains the following coding sequences:
- the LOC100930553 gene encoding olfactory receptor 5D18-like codes for MMITEKNHSGTPVIFILLGFSDYPEFQIPFFLIFLTIYVITVMGNLGMTAIIIMNPKLHIPMYFFLKHLSFVDFCSSTVVAPKLLENLVAKDRIVSISICITQFFFFATYALTDTFMLAVMAYDRFVAICYPLLYMVIMSQKRCVLLVVAAYSWGTLFSLLFTYSLLTLSFCGTNIIDNFVCDYSGILYAACSDKHFSEMILFIVTNFNMLSTLLVIISSYIFIFVTVMKMHSAGARNKAFSTCASHLTAVGVFYGTILFLYCIPNIKSSWFTAKLGSVFYAVVIPMLNPLIYSLRNNEVKDILRKLMGKI; via the coding sequence ATGATGATCACTGAAAAAAACCATAGTGGTACTCCagtcattttcattctcttgggaTTTTCTGACTACCCAGAATTTCAGATTCCTTTCTTCCTGATATTTTTGACCATCTATGTAATCACTGTGATGGGGAATCTTGGAATGACTGCAATCATTATCATGAACCCCAAATTACATATtccaatgtattttttccttaagcACCTATCTTTTGTGGATTTCTGTTCCTCCACTGTTGTTGCACCAAAGCTGCTGGAAAACTTAGTTGCAAAGGATAGAATAGTGTCTATTTCTATCTGCATCACACAATTCTTCTTTTTTGCTACCTATGCTTTGACTGACACCTTCATGTTGGCAGTGATGGCATATGATCGCTTTGTGGCCATTTGTTATCCCCTTTTATACATGGTCATCATGTCCCAGAAACGTTGTGTCTTGTTGGTGGTGGCAGCATACTCCTGGGGCACACTCTTCTCTCTGCTCTTCACCTATTCTCTCCTTACATTATCTTTTTGTGGGACTAACATCATTGATAATTTTGTCTGTGACTATTCTGGAATACTTTATGCTGCCTGCTCTGATAAACATTTTAGTGAGATGATTCTTTTTATAGTTACTAATTTTAATATGCTGAGCACACTCCTGGTCataatttcttcttatatttttatttttgtaactgtCATGAAGATGCATTCAGCTGGAGCAAGGAATAAGGCTTTCTCTACTTGTGCCTCTCACCTGACAGCTGTTGGAGTCTTTTATGGAACAATCTTATTCCTGTACTGTATACCCAATATTAAAAGCTCCTGGTTTACAGCTAAATTGGGATCTGTTTTCTATGCAGTAGTCATCCCCATGCTGAACCCCCTTATATACAGTCTGAGGAACAATGAAGTGAAGGACATACTCAGGAAGCTAATGGGCAAAATATGA